Proteins found in one Oreochromis niloticus isolate F11D_XX linkage group LG22, O_niloticus_UMD_NMBU, whole genome shotgun sequence genomic segment:
- the LOC100699196 gene encoding membrane progestin receptor alpha-like, whose protein sequence is MNYPVCISQLLTIMATIVMESIGRVFISLQQIWQVPQLLTDAAPSMPSTVRDTEVPSYFRERYVCTGYRPLNQNWRYYFLSLFQRHNETLNIWTHLVAFLVLLIKLCQLTETVDFISDRHSWPLLILVLSSLTYSAFSVVAHLLGGKSDLAHYCFYFLDYVGVAQYQYGSAVVHFYYAVDESVHGLVSGIFMPTATILSCLSCLGCCYGRYCNHSLPTWVR, encoded by the exons AT GAACTACCCAGTGTGCATCAGCCAGCTACTGACAATCATGGCAACCATTGTGATGGAGAGCATCGGCCGAGTGTTCATCAGCCTGCAACAGATCTGGCAGGTTCCCCAGTTGCTGACTGACGCTGCACCCTCCATGCCCAGCACCGTCAGAGACACTGAGGTTCCCTCCTACTTCCGGGAACGCTACGTCTGCACCGGCTATCGCCCACTCAACCAAAACTGGCGCTACTACTTCCTGTCCTTGTTTCAGCGTCACAATGAAACCCTAAACATTTGGACTCACCTGGTGGCATTTTTAGTGTTGCTGATTAAATTGTGCCAGCTTACTGAGACTGTGGACTTTATCAGTGATCGTCATTCGTGGCCCCTGCTCATCCTCGTCCTGTCCTCTTTGACCTACTCTGCATTCAGTGTTGTAGCTCACTTACTGGGAGGAAAGTCCGACCTTGCTCATTATTGCTTCTACTTTCTGGACTACGTAGGGGTAGCGCAGTATCAGTACGGCAGCGCTGTAGTCCACTTTTACTATGCTGTTGATGAAAGCGTCCATGGACTGGTGAGTGGTATCTTCATGCCCACTGCCACAATCCTCAGCTGCCTTTCGTGTTTGGGATGCTGCTACGGCAGATACTGCAACCACAGCCTACCAACATGGGTGCGTTAA
- the LOC100698932 gene encoding membrane progestin receptor alpha-B → MATIVMESIGRVFISLQQIRQVPQLLTDAAPSMPGTVRDTEVPSYFRERYVCTGYRPLNQNWRYYFLSLFQRHNETLNIWTHLVAFLVLLIKLCQLTETVDFISDRHSWPLLILVLSSLTYSAFSVVAHLLGGKSNLAHYCFYFLDYVGVAQYQYGSAVVHFYYAVDESVHGLVSGIFMPTATILSCLSCLGCCYGKYCNHSLPTWVRKVCQVVPSALAYSWDISPVAKRLFFWSSSDPAIIYHFGQVAFFLSCAFFFTCPLLERCFPGRCDFVGQSHQIFHVFLSCCTLCQIHASYLDFVGRRKLYSSLHGSGDAVLFVGLYVVTLIMCVGIAALMLRKVKQVLDFKSKSK, encoded by the coding sequence ATGGCAACCATTGTGATGGAGAGCATCGGCCGAGTGTTCATCAGCCTGCAACAGATCCGGCAGGTTCCCCAGTTGCTGACTGACGCTGCACCCTCCATGCCCGGCACCGTCAGAGACACTGAGGTTCCCTCCTACTTCCGGGAACGCTACGTCTGCACCGGCTATCGTCCGCTCAACCAAAACTGGCGCTACTACTTCCTGTCCTTGTTTCAGCGCCACAATGAAACCCTAAACATTTGGACTCACCTGGTGGCATTTTTAGTGTTGCTGATTAAATTGTGCCAGCTTACTGAGACTGTGGACTTTATCAGTGACCGTCATTCGTGGCCCCTGCTCATCCTCGTCCTGTCCTCTTTGACCTACTCTGCATTCAGTGTTGTAGCTCACTTACTGGGAGGAAAGTCCAACCTTGCTCATTATTGCTTCTACTTTCTGGACTACGTAGGGGTAGCGCAGTATCAGTACGGCAGCGCTGTAGTCCACTTTTACTATGCTGTTGATGAAAGCGTCCATGGACTGGTGAGTGGTATCTTCATGCCCACTGCCACAATCCTCAGCTGCCTTTCATGTTTGGGATGCTGCTACGGCAAATACTGCAACCACAGCCTACCAACGTGGGTGCGTAAGGTGTGCCAGGTGGTGCCTTCAGCACTCGCCTATTCCTGGGACATCAGTCCAGTGGCCAAGAGACTGTTCTTCTGGTCCAGCAGTGATCCAGCCATCATCTACCACTTTGGCCAGGTGGCGTTCTTCCTCAGCTGTGCCTTCTTCTTCACCTGCCCTCTGCTGGAACGCTGTTTCCCCGGGCGGTGCGATTTTGTGGGACAGAGTCATCAAATCTTCCACGTTTTCTTATCTTGCTGCACCCTGTGTCAGATCCATGCCTCCTACCTGGACTTTGTGGGCCGCAGGAAGTTGTACTCAAGTCTGCACGGAAGTGGTGATGCTGTTCTGTTTGTGGGGCTGTATGTGGTCACTTTGATTATGTGTGTTGGAATCGCTGCTTTAATGCTAAGGAAAGTGAAACAAGTGCTGGACTTCAAATCAAAGTCCAAATAA
- the tmem222b gene encoding transmembrane protein 222, with translation MADVEKESMKNYHIASEKINPEASRYPYCIVWTPIPVLSWLFPFIGHMGICTSTGVIRDFAGPYFVSEDNMAFGQPTKYWMLDVSKVYASGSNAWDTAVHDASEEYKHRMHNLCCDNCHSHVAMALNLMRYENSTSWNMVNLCLLALIHGKHVSCAGFLKTWLPFLMLMGIVLTVALALNLR, from the exons ATGGCGGATGTTGAAAAAGAGAGCATGAAGAATTACCACATAGCTTCGGAGAAAATTAACCCGGAGGCCAGTCGCTATCCTTACTGTATAGTGTGGACACCTATCCCCGTGTTATC ATGGCTGTTTCCCTTCATTGGTCACATGGGTATCTGCACTTCCACTGGAGTCATCCGGGACTTTGCTGGGCCTTACTTTGTTTCA GAGGACAACATGGCTTTTGGACAACCAACaaa ATACTGGATGCTTGATGTAAGCAAGGTTTACGCCAGCGGCTCCAATGCCTGGGACACAGCTGTGCATGACGCTTCAGAGGAGTATAAACACAGGATG CACAACCTATGCTGTGATAACTGCCACTCGCATGTCGCAATGGCTCTGAATCTGATGCGATATGAAAACAGCACTTCCTGGAACATGGTCAACCTCTGCCTCCTCGCTCTCATCCACGGAAAGCATGTGAG CTGTGCAGGCTTTCTGAAGACCTGGCTGCCTTTTCTGATGCTCATGGGCATCGTCCTTACAGTGGCCCTGGCCCTCAACCTCCGGTGA
- the tpbg1b gene encoding trophoblast glycoprotein a, which produces MLDLTQRIVFCALLASVYASCPPRCECSEAAHTVKCVSKDLQSIPTGIPGYTRNLFITGNQISRLGPESFKGLENVTNLSLSNNRISEVESLTFKGLHSLRSLDLSNNQLAVIYPEAFAVLNQSLRELNLSRALYNHSAVTNLSTALRWSSLETLRGLDLSDNSLIFLPPRIFSYLSSLRRLQLSNNSLVAIQNSTLSGLEQLEVLDLTLNALKTLSEEGLQELDSLPRAALLLGENPFTCTCGIEPFAQWLNRSQNRIRDVESLTCAFPASMRNTSLLAMGTMTLGCHERDAAADLALQTSYVFLGIVLGFIGLIFLFVLYLNRKGIKKRIYDMRDACREVWEGYHYRFEMDSDPRLSQVSNSADV; this is translated from the exons ATGCTGGATTTGACGCAGCGCATTGTTTTCTGCGCGCTCCTCGCCTCCGTTTACGCGTCTTGCCCTCCGCGCTGCGAGTGCTCAGAGGCGGCTCACACCGTGAAGTGTGTCTCCAAAGACCTGCAGAGTATCCCGACTGGGATCCCGGGATACACGAGGAATCTGTTTATAACGGGGAATCAGATCAGCCGGCTCGGTCCGGAGTCGTTCAAAGGGTTGGAGAATGTTACCAACCTATCTCTGAGCAATAACAG AATTTCTGAAGTGGAATCCCTCACCTTCAAAGGACTGCACAGCCTTCGCTCTCTGGATCTGAGCAACAACCAGCTGGCTGTTATTTATCCCGAGGCCTTCGCCGTCCTGAACCAGTCTCTGCGGGAGCTCAACCTGAGCCGAGCCCTCTACAACCACTCTGCGGTGACCAACTTGAGCACGGCTCTCCGCTGGAGCTCTCTGGAGACCCTGAGAGGACTGGACCTGTCGGACAACAGTCTCATCTTTTTGCCCCCTCGCATTTTCTCCTACCTGAGCAGCTTGCGGAGGCTCCAGCTTTCCAACAACTCCCTGGTGGCCATCCAGAACTCCACCCTCTCGGGTTTAGAGCAGCTGGAGGTGCTCGACCTGACGCTCAATGCCCTCAAGACGCTGTCAGAGGAGGGCCTCCAAGAGCTGGACTCCTTGCCCAGAGCTGCTCTCCTGCTGGGAGAGAACCCGTTCACGTGCACATGTGGAATTGAACCTTTTGCACAGTGGCTCAACAGGTCACAGAATCGCATAAGAGACGTCGAGAGCCTCACATGCGCCTTCCCGGCCAGCATGAGAAACACGTCCTTGCTTGCCATGGGGACGATGACTCTGGGATGCCACGAAAGAGATGCTGCGGCAGACCTCGCTCTGCAGACCTCTTATGTCTTCTTGGGTATAGTCCTGGGCTTCATCGGCCTCATCTTCCTCTTTGTACTCTACCTCAACCGCAAAGGCATCAAGAAGCGCATCTATGACATGCGAGACGCCTGCAGGGAGGTGTGGGAAGGCTACCATTACCGCTTCGAAATGGACTCTGACCCCAGGTTATCACAAGTCTCCAACAGCGCTGATGTGTGA